TGTGAATGAGCGAGGAGGAGCGCCCCGCTGCCCTCGCTGACACCATCCTGCGCTTCCTCTGTCACGATGACATAGACACAGTGAAGGAGCTATGTGCCGACTGGTTTCCCATCGAGTGAGTTTGGAGAACTCGGTAGCAGTATATTCATCTCTTTCTCCTAAATGTCTTTGGCCTGCCTGTACTAATGTCAGATCTTGCCTGCAGGTACCCCGATTCGTGGTACAGAGATATCACGTCGAACAAGAAATTCTTCTCTTTGGCTGCCACCTACAATGGGCAAATTGTGGGTATGATTGTAGCAGAAATCAAAGGCAGGACCAAAGTGCACAAAGAGGTCAGTAAGCACATGCCCACATGTGTTTGGTGCTTATTGGCCACCATAATGGTAAAAAACAGGGTGTCAGTGTTATTCTTCTTCCTTCTTAGGATGGTGACATCTTGGCATCCAGTTTCTCAGGTGACACCCAAGTGGCATACATCCTCAGCCTTGGTGTCGTGAAGGAATTCCGAAAACAGGGTATTGGTGAGTGAAGCTATTCTGGAACTACACTCCAACCAATCAGAACTGTTTCTAATCAGTTCAACATTATTATTCAGACTTATTGGAGTTATTGAGTCTTTACTTTCAGTCAGATTGTTATAGCCACTGGCAGATGCCACAGGTTAGGCTTTTTTATCATATAAGTTTTAGGGTTTTCTGGTTATTATTTTTGTGGGTTAGCAGCACCCTTGCTTAGTGTCACACCTGTCCTGTCCTCCCTGCCAGGATCCCTGTTATTGGAAAGCTTGAAGAGCCACATCTCCAGCACTGCCCAGGACCACTGCAAGGCTTTGTACCTCCATGTCCTGACCACTAACAGCAATGCCATCCGCTTCTATGAGAACCGGCACTTCCACCAGCACCACTACCTGCCCTATTACTACTCCATTCGTGGGGTACTGCAAGACGCCTACACTTATGTGCTTTACCTCAACGGAGGCCACCCACCTTGGACCGTTATATATCCTGCACGTTGTGTTGCTTACGTTATAGTCATTGTGAATTATTTAGGATTCCAGCAATATTCATTATCAGCAtggtttctattttttctttttctttttgtgtctctTTTCTGTGATGATCTTGCTCAATTTTATCCTTAACCACCCTGCACGGATTATTTGCAGCATTTGGGATCAGCGCTGGCAGGTTTTAGTCCTTGTACTCTCCCACAACGGATATACCGCCAGGCACACACTCTTCTGCGCAGCCTTCTGCCATGGTCCAGCATCTCAGCTAAGAGTGGGATTGAGTATAGTCGCACCATGTGAAAACAGGTAATGAATCTGCACCTGTCTGTATACTGCAAGGTAAATCCCATCTTGCTACTTCTTAAAGGGAGCAACAACATTCATGGTGGATGGACTGTGGAACCACGTAGCAGCAAGGGGTCTAATAAGCTAGACAGAGCTGTTTCCTGCTGTTTGCTTCCCAATACATGCTCCGCAGTAGCTCTGTTTATAACAATGCAGAGCCTTTGTCCCCTTTCTTTTTAGTTGTAGGTACTATtgtgtttttttgctttatttgtttgttttgataCTTTGTACACAGACCCTTGGActgttaaagggatagtgacacctGCCAAATTTAAACAGGAGCATGTTTCTCTGCCTAAATGAAACCTGACATTTGGTAATATTTACTTCTCTAAGTCCCCCCCTAAAGCTTGAAGGAGAGCAGCTTCTTGAGTGATGTTGTGCTTGAAGGCACGGCAAAGTTCTAATAGGTTGCAGGACAAATCTATACAGCGCCAACCCTTAAGAACATTGCCTTGTCCCCAAGCAAAGTGTCACCAATTGATGAACAGATCGATGTACTTTGAAAGCTGCAGTCCTTAAACCTGGTTTGCAACTGACACAAGTGAGTAAGCAGGGGGCTTGGGGGTAGAGACCTGTATGAAGAGATAAAATGACCTGCTATCCGATCCTACCCGCAAAAGGTTAACTTACCTTCTGACCCTGGACCTGTCaagcggaagtgatgtcacagtgaacTGGAAATGACTTCACCCCAGACGCTGATCAGCTGGGTAAAGAGAAAAATAGCATTGTCGTCATGGGTGGGAGTGAGAGAACAAATCCACACTTTAGCCAGGTACCCAAGTAGGGTAACTGTGGGCCACCCAGGGAATTGGGAACTATCTGCCCCAAACCTGACCGCTTTGGGGGTATTCCTCAGGTCTTGATGTGATGCAGGACTCTAGCTTGGGCAAGGCTGTGGGGCTACTTTTAGAATTATTACAAATTATCTGTGCCATAAAGTCATAGTGACACATTCCAACTGAAATTGAAACATGTCACTATCCCTTGAAGTAATCCTATCAAGACCTTAACATTATTCAGTGGTTTCAGGGTGATTTGTCCGGGTACCTATTCTAGATCTTGTGTCTTTGCAGATCGATGAACATCGAATTATTACCCGGAGTCCCAGTTAATCCATCACAATCCGGATCACCTGTCAAGACAGAACTCCGACAGCCAGCCATGGTGATGATTTGACACTGATATTCACCAACCAGGGCTCACCTGTCCTTTTCTCCAGTTAGTGATGTGGATTTCAGGTCTGCTACTGGATGCCCTCCTCTTAACAGCCCGTGAAACTGCTTTTTATGTCTGCATACGAAACAATCTCTCAGAACTTGTTTTTAATAAGATCTTTCTTTTCCTGCCACTGTAAAGGGTGCTTCttcttccccccaccccccccccccaccccaccccatttACAGCTTTTTCCTCTATAGATCTCCCTTTTTATTTAACACAGTACAGTgaggaaatggaaaaaaaaatattttttttctttttgacccATTTCATAACCTGTATCTGCTTGATTATTTCCAGGTTTAAGCATATAGATTAATGCATTGAAGTCCTTGTGAAATGTACTGTATTTGATAAGTGAAGGGACTGCCCAAAGCTGGTTTGCAGTAAGAGAATGGTCATATATTGCTTTGTTTGTGTTGTTTTTCATGGTCTTTTGGCTTTAAATAGGACAGGGAGGGAAAAAAAAGCAGGTAAGCCCCTATGTGATTGCAGCTGAGGCAGGGCAAGTGTGAAGTCCATTAAACCATCTTTCCTGTACTTAAGGAGGAATATATTTAATGACTGTTGCCTTGAGGTCCTTGTGTCCTAAGCTAGATACCTATTCTAGATCCAAATTAAAATTACAGGCACCAAAAGCGATGCAAATATGATTTTAGTAAGTGCCCCCCCCACTAACTAGGGGGTATCAGAATATGAAGATAATGTTAAGTGATCCGTTACTTTCTCTTTCACTCCTGTCCTGTGTGCTGCTATGGGCAAAAGGCTAAAAGAAGAACTAACCACCAACTACAAAAccatatgttttgggcttctatacCAGCCTAAGGGAAATACAGCTGCGGTGGAGCCCTTGTACAGTTCTGTGCCTccagagatgcccccagtagtttcccatcttcttttctgccgattccttgcacgtgctctgtgctgctgtcacttacttagggaccgactcacaatatactgtatatataatataacattcacaatacaaggctgattagtaattaattcagattctattacatggcagctcagaaaccagtggaTTCTGTTAAAGAActaaataatcagccctgtagaatcagcttcTATTTCCAGTAtaacctcacattttgataatttcCGATGACCCCTAGGCTTAGAACTCAACAGCagccccagagcacactgagcatgtgcagtgccactgacactcaaaagatgaccaaacaagatccaagatgaggagctgcTGAGGGCAATTTAGGTGGCCTAGAATAGATCATTACTGCTatggggctggtacagtaagttcagtatattaaaTACAGCATGACTTTATCcaagggtttagttttcctttaactgttgCCTGTTATGTAGAGAGTggtattttaaaacaaaacacaaatggtcttaatatttagttttttgtggGTTTGTATTGATTTATCTTTTTGCTCTGCAACTTTCCATGTTAAACTAGGGATTCACCCGACTCCCTAATCTTTTGGATTCCGTTTAATGCCGAACCTCAATCCTTTTATGCACATACAGATCTGAGCAAAATCTAAACAAAAATGCATCGTATGAAAGGCGTATTGCCTTCAGTTGTCAATTACTATTAACTCCTTCACATCTGCCTGTGGGCACAGTCTCCATAGTATAAACAGGAACCCAGAAACCTAAAAGCTGGCACACACATTGTAATGTGAATGTTATGAATGTCAGTCACATAGGTTTCTTTTGTGGTGacaaatagggttaaaaaaaCCTTTTTCTAAAAAGCACACAGGGGTATTTTTCTGCCTCCATTTTGCCCCAGGCTCTTGTGTGAGTTTAACACATGCACAGGTCAGAACTTCCTATCCTCAGAATTTATATGCTGTCTGTTTTCAGGGAGGCTGAATCAAAGTCCATTTATTAAAAGCtgaggtgaatttcccctttaatcctgCAGGCGCTCTAAGGCATACTCCTCTTCTGGAACAAATGTGGTTTTCTTAGGAGCTGTGTGGGCTTTTCAATCAGTTTAGCACTCCTTTTATCTTAGAGTTGAGGGGATTATTCTGTTCATTCTATTCAATGCGtttcacatgttttgttttttatttatatttagggttttaTCATCTTTTATTGATTGTGTAGAGTAGCACAGCTTGTTATTGTGTATAGAAGCAGAAATCATTTTAGGCTCCCAAACGTCC
The genomic region above belongs to Xenopus tropicalis strain Nigerian chromosome 9, UCB_Xtro_10.0, whole genome shotgun sequence and contains:
- the naa60 gene encoding N-alpha-acetyltransferase 60 isoform X1 encodes the protein MSEEERPAALADTILRFLCHDDIDTVKELCADWFPIEYPDSWYRDITSNKKFFSLAATYNGQIVGMIVAEIKGRTKVHKEDGDILASSFSGDTQVAYILSLGVVKEFRKQGIGSLLLESLKSHISSTAQDHCKALYLHVLTTNSNAIRFYENRHFHQHHYLPYYYSIRGVLQDAYTYVLYLNGGHPPWTVMDYLQHLGSALAGFSPCTLPQRIYRQAHTLLRSLLPWSSISAKSGIEYSRTM